The Homo sapiens chromosome 16, GRCh38.p14 Primary Assembly genome includes the window CGCGGCCATGGACCCCGCGTCGTCCGGCCCGTCCAAGGCCAAGAAGACCAACGCCGGCATCCGGCGCCCGGAGAAGCCGCCCTATTCCTACATCGCGCTCATCGTCATGGCCATCCAGAGTTCACCCACCAAGCGCCTGACGCTGAGCGAGATCTACCAGTTCCTGCAGAGCCGCTTCCCCTTCTTCCGGGGCTCCTACCAGGGCTGGAAGAACTCCGTGCGCCACAACCTCTCGCTCAACGAGTGCTTCATCAAGCTACCCAAGGGCCTTGGGCGGCCCGGCAAGGGCCACTACTGGACCATCGACCCGGCCAGCGAGTTCATGTTCGAGGAGGGCTCCTTTCGGCGGCGGCCGCGCGGCTTCCGAAGGAAATGCCAGGCGCTCAAGCCCATGTACAGCATGATGAACGGGCTCGGCTTCAACCACCTCCCGGACACCTACGGCTTCCAGGGCTCGGCCGGCGGCCTCTCGTGCCCGCCCAACAGCCTGGCGCTGGAGGGCGGCCTGGGCATGATGAACGGCCACTTGCCGGGCAACGTGGACGGCATGGCCCTGCCCAGCCACTCGGTGCCCCACCTGCCTTCCAACGGCGGCCACTCGTACATGGGCGGCTGCGGCGGCGCGGCGGCCGGCGAGTACCCGCACCACGACAGCTCGGTGCCCGCCTCCCCGCTGCTGCCCACCGGCGCCGGTGGGGTCATGGAGCCGCACGCCGTCTACTCGGGCTCGGCGGCGGCCTGGCCGCCCTCGGCGTCCGCGGCGCTCAACAGCGGCGCCTCTTATATCAAGCAGCAGCCCCTGTCCCCCTGTAACCCCGCGGCCAACCCCCTGTCCGGCAGCCTCTCCACGCACTCCCTGGAGCAGCCGTATCTGCACCAGAACAGCCACAACGCCCCAGCCGAGCTGCAAGGTGAGTGGGGAGGCCGAGGGCGCCCTGGTCCCCGGGAAGTCGAGTCTGAGTGGCAGCGGGACCCAGCTGGGGCGAGCCCCTCCACTTCTGTGGTCGGAACCCCAAGGCTGAGGGGAGGCACCAGCTCCCCAAGGTGTCTCTTGGCCCCACCTCTCCCCCTTCGAAGAGTGACTACCGCTCTTGACCCTAGTTTGGGCcaatctgtttctctttctgttcgAACTCCAGCTGCCAGCTGCTCCAGGCCTGACCAGGTAGGCTGGTCCTGAGCCAGATGTCCCAGACCCCAGTGCCCTAAGTCCTTTTGTGTCCCTTAAGTCCCCTCACAGCTTGGAAAGATCCTGGGATGGACCCAAGGCTCCCAGCGCTGGCCAGATGGCTGTCCCTCCCTGGTGGTGGCCCTCAGGCTGCCTGGAGGGCTGCCTCTGCCTGGGGCTGGGCGGAACGGAAGGTGTTAGGCCCAAAGCCGCTGGGCCAGCGCTCAGAGGCTCAGCCCCGGCCTTTCAGGGGACCAGACCTGGCAGACCCACAGCTGAGTCCAGGGGCATTTTgtggtgactgaggcaggagggtgccGTGGCCAGGCCCCGGAGGGTCAGAGCTGCAGACCGGGCCATGGGGGCTCCTTGTTTTTTAGGATCCAAGTTTTCAGGTCCCCacacccccaacacccctgaTACCCCAATACCCCGAACATGCAGAAGCATCTGCCAAGGGAGATGCAGCAGCCTCGCCTCCTGATTCTGCCCCAGGCCCCCCGCAGCCTGCAGGCCCAGCTCTGGAAAAAGCTGGAGTGAGCTTGCCAGGGCCAGTCCAGGGTCAGCTGTCAGcagccccaggaggcaggagcCAGGCCTGGAGGCCTTAGGCAGCCTCTCTGCGGGGGACTCCCCGGCTCCGGGGCCTGTTCTCTGGAGAAGCTTCTTCTCACCCCTGCTGCTGGCCCGGCGCTGGCCCTGCACTGGCCTCTCCTTCAACCCCGCCGGCAGTCGTAGCCTCTGaggttgggggtggtggtggctgccCTGGCGGTGACGGCCATGGGCGTTAGGGGCCCTCCACTTGGTCTCCCTCACCACTTCCCCTATGGCTCTGGAAGCCCTGGGCCCCTGCACGGTGTCCGAGGCTGGACAGGCAcgcagcaggcaggcaggcaggcaggcaggcaggccgtGGCAAGTGTTCTGGAGTCTTTTCCTTGGGTGCGCAGCTGGAAGGCCGGGACTCGGGGAGGAGAGCGGGGAGGCGGCCgtgctctggagccaggctgacAGGCCCTGTGCGCCCCACGGGAGCACTGCTCCTCTGCCTGAACTCTGAGCCACCGTGGCTAACTCTTctgctcccccaacccctcctGTCGCCTCGCCTTGCAGGCATCCCGCGGTATCACTCGCAGTCGCCCAGCATGTGTGACCGAAAGGAGTTTGTCTTCTCTTTCAACGCCATGGCGTCCTCTTCCATGCACTCGGCCGGCGGGGGCTCCTACTACCACCAGCAGGTCACCTACCAAGACATCAAGCCTTGCGTGATGTGAGGCTGCCGCCGCAGGCCCTCCTGGTGCAGGCAGGCGGGTCACAGGGACCCTGGACCGGCACAAGAAACTGCTTTCTTCTCGAGGTATAACCGTCGGCAGAAGAAAAGGGTTCCACCTCTCCCCAACCGGAGTTTTTGGCAAGGAGTCCCCAATGCAAAGACACAGCGCTGCGGTTGGCACCTCCTTCCTCACTCCTTCAAAATTGTTAAGAAATGTTAGTGGTGGGTCTGATCTGACTGCAGCCATCGGTAAATAAAAGTTTTTGATCCTGTTGAACCCGCCTGAGACGGTGCTGTGCAGGGGAAAGCCCCCGCACCCACACAGGAATTCTGCTGAGGTCCCCCCTCCTTCCGGCCAATGGCAGAAGTGGGggaaaatttttagaagaaaagcaaACATGTGAGACCAATCATTatcaaatacttttattttttggttgagtatttatctttttattttttattttttttttgaaagaatgtcTTGGAATGCGCAAGTCTCCCTTTAGAGCCGTCTTTTGCAGGGAGCGGGAAGTGACAAGAGCTCAGATCTCCCTCCCgatctccctccccacctccgaAGTCTCCTCCGTGGACCACAGGTGGATCTTTGTGCGAACAACTTGCATTTCGGAAGCCACTGTCCGTCTTTAAACAGAAAGTCAAAGGAGCCACGAAGCAAGCGGCCGTCCGGGCGTCCGCCTCCGTCCCCTTCCatgttcctcctcttccttcgCTTCAGCCTCTTCTGTTATGTTTTGTCTTGAATTTTATTTAGACTTTTTCAGTGGGTATTTTTCTGTCTCCCAACCTCTACTGTAAACTTTCTGGTCCGAGAACGAGCCGAACACAGCGCGACGCAGGGACTAGGACGGCCCGGTGACCGCGCGGATTCAGGATTGCGGGGACGCAGAAAGGTTAAGgcacttttaaaaactatagCAAGGCTCCTGtttatttattctactttctttccCTAATAATCAAAACACCGCGTAGGCTCCTCCGTTTATCAGTATTAATGGTGTAACTTTGTTGGCAATATTTGCCgtgtagaattttttttagatATCCATTGTAAATTTGAAACAAAGACCGATCTGTGTAAAAACAAATTtccatatgttttatataaatatatatataatatgaaggactaccctccttttttttttttgtattttggctgCTAGAGTGCAGCATTTGTGACAcgtatttgaaatttgaaatttccttctgCACTGTATAAAAGGACCATTTGAGGATGTTTTgccttttgtgtattttttcctaaaaaaagaacaaaaataaaaatgtataacattTGTACATGGCCTTTAAAATTGTATcaactagaaataaaattgcaTGAGTATTTTATTGGGACTGAGATTGTAGAATACCTTCCAGACTCCCAAAGAtagaggggggaaaaaagaaaaaacaggcttTGGATCTCTAGACGCTTAAAAATTTACAATCTGGGTGATTCtgagtacttttttcttttttggcaaatCCTCCTCTTTTCACTCTTCATTCCACTTTGAAGTAAACGCTGGACAAGAGGAACTATTTTTCTTGGCTTCTGTTTTTTAAGAAGAGCCCTTTGCCCCTCTAAATGTCATTGATcgttttaaagaaataaacttttaaagaacACTATAGACCTCCTTCCCCTAGGGAACACCAATTAAAccatatatgtgcacatacatatggatatacatatatatgtatatacatatatgtacatatatgtatacgtgtccatgtacataatatatatttttttgccacTACAAGACCAATGAGAGTTTTACTTTGGGTTTCCGACTTTCTTGTTCTCTTGCTGTAGCTGTTATAAATCGTGAATCAACTTTAAggtttttttgtagttgttggtttgtcttgttttgttttggctttttggTGCCTTGTTCTTGGTTTTCCCCGATAGAAAATCAAGCAAAATCTAAATGAGGCAAAAGGGCGCTTGGTGGGCCAGGTGACAGGCACCTTTCCAATCCTGTAACATTTATCTCCTAAGTCACAGTTCGTCCTCTctgggggaaaaatattttttaacacttgTACCTTCCACTGACCACCCTCTTTCTATTCCAGTTCCCGGCTACCGAGAAAAACAAACACAGTAAGTCACATTGTTGGTGCGGTCCTTCCAGACCCACCGCAGTGTCTTGCGTCGTGGGGTCGTGAGTCTCTGAACCTGGTTCTTCTCAGAGTTGACATTTTGGACGTGGGGGTAATTTCTCCGGTGCTCTGTTACATCAAAATTATCAATAAACTCGCCTGGGCAATTAGTGTCCCCAACTAACAGCTGTCTATAAAATCGAGATAAAGGGGACAGGAAAAGGCCGGCGACTCCATCCCTTGGGGTCTCCGGGGGGCCGAAGCGTCAGGCCAGGCTCTGCCGGGCGCACGCGCCTGGCCCTGCGCTCCGAGAGCAGGTTCGCAGCAGGCGGAGAAGGCGGTCCTCCTGGGGCGAAGGGTCTTCTCTGCACTCTCCGCCTCCCACCAGAGCCCGGAAAACCAGTCCTGAGAAGAGCCCCCAGGCCTCCTAGCGCGGGAACGCTGCGCTCGCGTCCGGTCAGCCTCTGCAGGCCAGAGGAGCCGGGAGCCCCTCCTCTCTCCCGCAGAGGCTGCGGCCCAGTTAGGGCAGAGGCTCCGGGGAAGAGGGGCTGATTAGGAGAAACCCAACTGCGCGCTCCCAGGTTTTCTTCTGCGGAGTCTCCAGCCCCTGCACCCACTCACTTGGCGCCCTGGCTGGCCAGAGGCCCCCGTGCGCCGTGGTTGCGCGTGGCTTTGGCGCCGCTGGACTAGCGTCCAGGGCGGCGGCAAAGCCCGGTTTCCTGTTCATCTCCTTGCCTTCGCTTC containing:
- the FOXF1 gene encoding forkhead box protein F1: MSSAPEKQQPPHGGGGGGGGGGGAAMDPASSGPSKAKKTNAGIRRPEKPPYSYIALIVMAIQSSPTKRLTLSEIYQFLQSRFPFFRGSYQGWKNSVRHNLSLNECFIKLPKGLGRPGKGHYWTIDPASEFMFEEGSFRRRPRGFRRKCQALKPMYSMMNGLGFNHLPDTYGFQGSAGGLSCPPNSLALEGGLGMMNGHLPGNVDGMALPSHSVPHLPSNGGHSYMGGCGGAAAGEYPHHDSSVPASPLLPTGAGGVMEPHAVYSGSAAAWPPSASAALNSGASYIKQQPLSPCNPAANPLSGSLSTHSLEQPYLHQNSHNAPAELQGIPRYHSQSPSMCDRKEFVFSFNAMASSSMHSAGGGSYYHQQVTYQDIKPCVM